The Algoriphagus sp. TR-M9 genome has a window encoding:
- a CDS encoding helix-turn-helix domain-containing protein: MDYSTLSDLQIIRQIGDFVKAERVQQQKSQEQLSKEAGISRSTLSLLERGEKVNLITLIQVLRVLDRLQWLEAFEVKKTISPMEYIKLQKKYDRQRVRNSDMAADNPPLEW; encoded by the coding sequence ATGGATTATAGTACATTAAGTGATTTGCAGATTATACGTCAGATTGGTGATTTTGTCAAGGCGGAGCGTGTACAGCAGCAAAAGTCCCAAGAGCAGCTTTCCAAAGAAGCGGGGATCAGCAGGTCCACGCTGAGTCTTTTGGAAAGAGGAGAAAAAGTCAATCTGATCACTTTGATCCAGGTGCTACGCGTGTTGGATCGCCTGCAGTGGTTGGAGGCTTTTGAGGTGAAGAAGACGATTAGTCCCATGGAATACATCAAGCTTCAAAAGAAATATGATCGTCAGCGGGTGCGTAATTCAGACATGGCTGCTGATAATCCACCTTTAGAATGGTAG
- a CDS encoding YdcF family protein: MFFYLSQFLSFLAMPLTIISLLIVIGAIYVKKKWGKKSLWAGIILLWFFSNQFIANQAMLAWEPDFKEFSEIKNHEIGIVLTGVTNLSKTAYDRTFFNKGADRITHALQLYRMGKIKKILITGGQGLNPVNPQSEAELLQRFLLMAGLPAEDIMIEDQSKNTAQNAAFTKEFFAKKGIDTNQEFLLITSAFHMYRAKGCFDKVGLKTQTFPTDYYSHDTTYDLPSLLYPNPTSIENWHKLFKEWIGIIVYKLVGYS; encoded by the coding sequence ATGTTTTTCTACCTCTCCCAGTTCCTGAGTTTTCTGGCAATGCCTCTGACCATTATCAGTTTGCTAATTGTTATAGGAGCGATTTATGTGAAAAAGAAGTGGGGGAAAAAAAGTCTCTGGGCAGGAATAATTCTATTGTGGTTTTTCTCCAATCAGTTTATTGCCAATCAAGCCATGCTAGCTTGGGAACCCGATTTCAAGGAATTTTCCGAAATCAAAAACCATGAAATCGGCATTGTCCTTACAGGCGTGACAAACCTGAGCAAAACCGCATATGACCGCACTTTCTTCAATAAAGGTGCTGATCGGATCACACATGCCTTGCAGCTTTATCGCATGGGCAAAATCAAAAAAATCCTCATCACCGGTGGACAAGGCTTAAATCCTGTCAATCCACAATCAGAAGCTGAGCTATTACAGCGTTTTCTTTTGATGGCCGGTCTCCCCGCAGAGGACATCATGATCGAAGATCAATCGAAAAACACTGCGCAAAACGCAGCATTTACTAAGGAATTTTTTGCTAAAAAGGGAATCGATACTAATCAAGAATTTCTATTAATCACCTCAGCTTTTCACATGTATCGAGCGAAAGGCTGCTTCGACAAAGTCGGCTTGAAAACACAAACTTTCCCCACAGACTACTACAGTCACGACACCACCTATGACCTGCCTTCCTTGCTCTATCCCAACCCGACATCTATAGAAAACTGGCACAAACTTTTTAAAGAGTGGATCGGGATTATAGTGTATAAGTTGGTCGGATATAGTTGA
- a CDS encoding AAA family ATPase gives MKEPFNPFVINTYQGKDYFCDRENDLKTLISHIENDRNVVLYAWRRLGKSALIHRLFEELETSKGCETIYIDLLATQNIAEAIQSIASAIYEKYGRTTAGISASIQKLLASIGATISFNALSGLPEISIGINRSEQPGQSLKALGDFLLSRKKRLVIAIDEFQQIADYEGANAEAIFRTWVQQIPEVRFIFSGSHRTLMEAMFTEKKRPFYQSSQLESLQPIALKAYTKFITEHFQASKKTIEADSIEKIYTWSRGQTYTVQLACNHLFANYKKVSLSDVDVVFDQVLTQQQAVFANFQKMLTRAQWNVFRAIAKEEPLQNPLSKDFIQKHNLGAASTVSTALKALERLELVVKDEGNYLVHEVQLARWMARL, from the coding sequence ATGAAAGAACCATTCAATCCCTTCGTAATCAATACTTATCAAGGAAAAGACTATTTCTGTGATCGGGAAAATGATCTGAAAACGCTCATTTCTCATATAGAAAATGACAGAAATGTAGTGCTTTATGCATGGAGAAGACTTGGGAAATCAGCCCTAATCCATCGTTTATTTGAGGAATTAGAAACTTCCAAAGGTTGCGAAACCATCTATATCGATCTGCTTGCAACTCAAAATATAGCTGAAGCCATACAATCCATCGCCTCAGCTATCTATGAAAAATATGGCAGGACCACTGCTGGAATAAGCGCAAGCATACAAAAGCTCTTGGCATCTATAGGAGCTACGATAAGTTTCAATGCTTTATCAGGATTGCCGGAAATAAGCATTGGCATCAATAGATCCGAGCAGCCAGGCCAATCACTAAAAGCACTAGGAGATTTTCTGCTTTCCCGCAAAAAGAGATTAGTCATCGCCATCGATGAGTTCCAGCAGATCGCTGATTACGAAGGGGCAAATGCCGAAGCTATTTTCCGCACCTGGGTACAGCAGATTCCTGAAGTCAGGTTTATATTCAGCGGCAGTCATCGCACGCTGATGGAAGCGATGTTTACAGAGAAGAAGCGCCCATTCTACCAAAGTTCGCAGTTGGAATCCCTTCAGCCCATCGCTTTGAAAGCGTATACAAAATTTATAACTGAGCACTTTCAAGCCTCAAAAAAAACTATCGAAGCTGATTCAATCGAGAAGATTTATACATGGAGCCGTGGGCAGACCTATACCGTGCAATTAGCCTGCAATCATCTTTTTGCTAACTACAAAAAAGTAAGTCTTTCAGATGTGGATGTGGTTTTTGATCAGGTTCTGACCCAGCAACAGGCCGTTTTTGCCAATTTCCAAAAGATGCTCACACGCGCTCAATGGAATGTTTTTCGGGCGATCGCAAAAGAGGAACCGCTACAAAACCCGCTAAGCAAAGACTTTATCCAAAAGCATAACCTGGGCGCAGCAAGTACAGTAAGCACGGCTTTAAAAGCCCTGGAAAGACTGGAACTGGTGGTAAAAGACGAGGGAAACTACCTAGTTCATGAAGTGCAACTGGCAAGATGGATGGCAAGACTATAA
- a CDS encoding type II toxin-antitoxin system HipA family toxin, producing MVVAAEIWIWDQLAGAVLWDEAQQLGSFEFNQDFLSSGLDISPVKMPLVSGNRVYNFPELRRSRGDAFDTFKGLPGLLADMLPDKYGNQLINAWLTQNGRATDSLNPVEQLCFIGKRGVGALEIRPSFRDEAIKASSLEIDSLVNIAGKILNSRADFQSSLSADEQSALSDILKIGTSAGGARAKAVIAYNPSTGAVKSGQVKAPKGFSYWIIKFDGVHDSQFGATVGYGRVEMAYYLMALEAGVEMSECRLLEENGRAHFMTKRFDSTDDGQKIHMQSLCGLRHFDFNQVGYYSYEQVFETMRMLRLSYPEAEQMFIRMVFNVLARNCDDHTKNFAFLMERDGKWRLSPAYDICYAYRPGSIWVSAQSLLVNGKREEIVDSDFLEVARKMNIKKPEEKIEQVKSAVRRWKEFAEEVKVDPDLRDSIAATLLA from the coding sequence ATGGTAGTGGCTGCTGAAATATGGATCTGGGATCAGTTGGCGGGTGCTGTGCTTTGGGATGAAGCTCAGCAGCTGGGGAGCTTTGAATTCAATCAGGATTTTCTCAGTTCTGGCTTGGACATTTCTCCCGTCAAAATGCCTTTAGTTTCAGGTAATCGAGTTTACAATTTTCCTGAATTGAGAAGATCAAGAGGTGATGCTTTTGATACATTCAAGGGGTTGCCGGGATTGCTGGCGGATATGCTCCCCGATAAATATGGTAATCAGCTCATCAATGCCTGGCTCACCCAAAATGGCAGGGCAACGGATAGTTTGAATCCCGTAGAACAGCTTTGCTTTATCGGAAAACGGGGGGTGGGAGCTCTGGAAATCAGGCCTTCATTTCGCGATGAAGCGATCAAAGCAAGCTCGCTGGAAATAGATAGCTTGGTGAATATCGCCGGAAAAATCCTCAATTCAAGAGCGGATTTTCAGTCCAGTCTCAGTGCAGATGAGCAATCTGCTTTATCAGATATCCTAAAAATAGGTACCTCGGCAGGTGGAGCTAGAGCAAAAGCTGTCATCGCTTATAATCCATCGACAGGTGCAGTAAAAAGCGGGCAAGTAAAAGCCCCGAAAGGATTCTCGTATTGGATTATCAAGTTTGATGGTGTTCACGATTCCCAATTTGGTGCCACTGTAGGCTATGGAAGAGTGGAAATGGCCTATTACCTCATGGCTTTAGAGGCAGGAGTGGAAATGAGCGAATGTAGATTGTTGGAAGAAAATGGGCGTGCTCACTTTATGACCAAGCGATTTGACAGCACCGATGATGGACAGAAAATCCATATGCAGAGTCTTTGTGGTTTACGGCATTTTGATTTCAATCAGGTCGGTTATTACAGTTACGAACAGGTGTTTGAGACCATGCGGATGTTGCGACTATCTTATCCTGAAGCAGAGCAGATGTTTATTAGAATGGTGTTTAATGTACTGGCCAGAAACTGTGATGATCACACGAAGAATTTTGCCTTTTTGATGGAGCGTGATGGTAAGTGGAGGCTATCTCCGGCTTATGATATATGCTATGCTTATAGACCCGGAAGTATATGGGTGAGCGCACAGTCACTGCTGGTGAATGGGAAAAGAGAAGAGATTGTAGATTCTGACTTTTTGGAGGTGGCGAGAAAAATGAATATCAAAAAACCTGAGGAAAAGATCGAACAGGTAAAATCAGCAGTACGTCGCTGGAAGGAATTTGCTGAGGAAGTGAAAGTTGATCCAGATTTAAGGGACAGCATTGCAGCTACGCTTTTGGCTTAA
- a CDS encoding AAA domain-containing protein encodes MLESIFQTYRNRLVDLSSKNRSLYLPKAEGFGVVDLKELDFLNGENSFELIKKAIASKKPISILAESDPRIAGVNTLSKAFSRLSFRDQLTQEETGEQSLFLGWPFVEGKLINGQVLRAPLLLLGVKLSLEKGQWFLSKTDEWQWNPTFLLAYSHAYGKTLDAGLLNQTLQELTPDPIEFRTGLSKTLNDNFSIQLSSSLFEDQLAQFPISQLSVDSTYFQDGKLALRSYALLGLFDQKGSFLFTDYENLEKEFGELSLEELFTQHFASDESQPIPREEQLFPVFPLDASQENVLVKVRQGRSLVVEGPPGTGKSQLIANLVSDFCSRGKKVLVVSQKRAALDVVFERLSKAGFGDFLGLVHDFRADQKILFQKLKAQIEGIETYQEQNRGIDSIQLEREISQYSKTISRLSEKFETFRTALFDTEMAGIPIKAMYLNADLQKPFFEHSELVKLKYELAQDVEKWYKIYHSYRSQFMGTFWESRVSFAHFEPAVFPRITQSIKDVADFRSNSTTDKLPALAQLILEEGDFSDRLEGLKSSLDHLERSDLAVSSLFDSKLFSSISKVQKWLLVSLEKLQHLQLGIDANPENLSNLEAELDLLKLKASSWLGKIQANLSKSKFPLTFGILSKSNLKFDADSISRIQNEVEVLQVLNGEFAGFTQKERLDISELSEEAITRQLDSLNPVLDWVFRWKKLEDIHALADWNVSDFRHQLSDITELSKSFSSQKNKWKAYLSDAQILEILKNGLVVDKLDLQISQTFSELVAFDRFLDSMNPISISIFKKLEVDFSNLTLDDQVSAYWNSWYLAWIAHLEAHNPVLAESGSLKMRHEMDELKTAILEKRKISRHMALLRLREQVVSDLEFNRLGNRVTYRDLLHQVSKKRQRWPIRKLVEEMGEEVFRLLPCWLASPETVSALFPLGQDFDLVIFDEASQCQVERGLPAMLRGKQVVVAGDSKQLRPSDFYQVKWESDEEGLEYEAESLLELAGNFFEKHQLKGHYRSANPALIHFSNAHFYDNQLETLPDYATSLAGKPAFTWQKVEGIWSNQVNKMEADEVLLKVGSILNSSPSDSIGIVTGNYFQMELIREKLWKAGFQDAAIKVRNIENVQGDEFDQVILSLGYAPNPEGKLITNFGLLGKSGAENRLNVAISRARKFMHVISSIEPADFRPSQLKNPGLVLLREFLAFVKDQSNDPSISVPVGKVEGYVIDWSLKNKLLKSEASYSGEIPSVVMDLIFKESSEIQEAILTDDQRFFNAATAKAAIAYHPILLEQKGWNWVWKWSREEFLKVNK; translated from the coding sequence ATGCTTGAGTCAATCTTTCAGACTTACCGAAATCGCCTCGTCGATCTATCTTCCAAGAATAGGTCGCTTTATTTGCCAAAGGCGGAGGGTTTCGGAGTTGTAGATCTGAAAGAGTTAGATTTTTTGAATGGGGAAAATAGCTTTGAGCTCATCAAAAAAGCCATTGCTTCCAAAAAGCCAATTTCAATCTTAGCTGAATCAGATCCACGGATTGCGGGCGTAAATACGCTGTCCAAAGCATTTTCCAGGCTTTCATTTCGTGATCAATTGACCCAAGAAGAGACAGGAGAGCAATCACTGTTTCTCGGTTGGCCATTTGTGGAGGGAAAGCTGATCAATGGACAGGTTTTGCGTGCGCCTTTACTGCTTTTGGGAGTGAAATTGAGCCTTGAAAAGGGGCAGTGGTTTCTATCCAAAACAGATGAGTGGCAGTGGAACCCTACGTTTTTGTTGGCTTATAGTCATGCCTATGGAAAAACATTGGATGCGGGTCTTTTGAATCAAACGCTGCAAGAATTAACCCCGGATCCGATTGAATTCCGAACTGGCCTTTCTAAAACCCTCAACGATAATTTCTCGATTCAGCTAAGCTCTTCACTTTTCGAAGATCAATTAGCTCAGTTTCCAATTTCGCAACTGAGCGTTGATTCCACTTATTTTCAAGATGGTAAGTTAGCTCTGAGGAGTTATGCGCTCTTAGGGTTATTTGATCAGAAAGGCAGTTTTCTGTTTACTGATTACGAAAATCTCGAAAAAGAATTTGGTGAGCTGAGCCTGGAGGAGTTGTTTACACAGCATTTTGCAAGTGATGAAAGTCAACCTATTCCTAGAGAAGAGCAGCTTTTTCCGGTTTTCCCATTGGATGCTTCTCAGGAAAATGTATTGGTGAAAGTGCGGCAAGGAAGGAGTCTTGTCGTGGAAGGTCCTCCGGGAACCGGCAAGTCCCAATTGATTGCGAATCTGGTTTCGGATTTTTGTTCTAGAGGTAAAAAAGTCTTGGTGGTTTCACAAAAGCGTGCTGCTCTTGATGTGGTTTTTGAGCGATTGAGCAAAGCAGGTTTTGGTGATTTCTTGGGTTTGGTTCATGATTTCCGAGCGGATCAAAAAATCCTGTTTCAAAAGCTAAAAGCTCAAATAGAAGGCATAGAGACCTATCAGGAGCAAAATAGAGGAATTGATTCCATCCAATTAGAGCGAGAGATTTCGCAGTATTCTAAGACGATTTCCAGACTTTCGGAAAAGTTTGAGACGTTTAGAACTGCTCTTTTTGATACCGAAATGGCTGGTATTCCAATAAAAGCGATGTATTTGAATGCTGATCTCCAAAAGCCATTTTTCGAGCATTCGGAGTTAGTAAAGCTGAAGTATGAGCTTGCCCAGGATGTTGAGAAATGGTATAAAATCTACCATTCCTACCGGTCTCAGTTTATGGGTACATTTTGGGAAAGCCGTGTTTCTTTTGCCCATTTTGAGCCAGCAGTTTTCCCTAGAATTACTCAAAGTATAAAGGATGTAGCTGATTTCAGGTCAAATTCAACAACTGATAAACTGCCTGCTTTAGCCCAGTTGATTTTAGAGGAGGGGGATTTTTCGGATAGGTTGGAGGGCTTGAAATCGTCCTTGGATCATCTGGAAAGGTCGGATTTAGCTGTTTCTTCCCTTTTTGATTCAAAACTTTTTTCTAGCATTTCCAAGGTGCAGAAATGGCTGTTGGTGTCGCTTGAAAAGCTTCAGCATCTGCAATTGGGAATTGACGCGAATCCAGAAAATCTATCAAATCTGGAAGCAGAACTAGATTTGTTGAAATTAAAAGCTAGTTCTTGGCTAGGGAAAATTCAGGCAAATCTGAGTAAAAGTAAGTTTCCGCTGACTTTCGGAATCCTGAGTAAATCTAACTTGAAGTTTGATGCAGACTCGATTTCTAGAATTCAGAATGAAGTGGAGGTTTTACAAGTATTGAATGGGGAATTTGCGGGATTTACCCAGAAAGAGAGATTGGATATTTCAGAGCTTTCGGAGGAAGCTATTACTAGGCAACTCGATAGTCTTAATCCGGTTTTGGATTGGGTTTTCCGGTGGAAAAAGCTTGAAGATATTCATGCCCTCGCTGATTGGAATGTGAGTGATTTCAGACATCAGCTCAGCGATATTACTGAGCTTTCCAAATCATTTTCATCCCAAAAGAACAAGTGGAAAGCATATTTGAGTGATGCGCAGATTTTGGAAATTCTCAAAAATGGCTTGGTTGTAGATAAGCTCGATTTGCAGATTAGTCAGACATTTTCGGAATTGGTTGCCTTTGATCGGTTTTTAGATTCAATGAATCCAATTTCCATTTCCATTTTCAAAAAACTGGAAGTTGACTTTTCCAATTTGACTTTGGATGATCAGGTTTCGGCATATTGGAATTCATGGTATTTGGCCTGGATAGCTCATTTGGAAGCTCATAATCCGGTTTTGGCAGAATCCGGTAGTCTGAAAATGCGGCATGAAATGGATGAGTTGAAAACCGCAATTCTGGAAAAACGGAAGATTTCCAGGCATATGGCTTTGCTTAGGCTTCGAGAACAAGTGGTGAGCGACTTGGAGTTTAATCGTCTTGGCAATCGCGTGACGTATCGTGATTTGCTTCATCAGGTGAGTAAAAAGCGTCAGCGCTGGCCGATTAGGAAATTGGTGGAGGAAATGGGGGAGGAAGTTTTTCGTTTGTTGCCTTGCTGGCTGGCTAGTCCAGAGACGGTTTCAGCTTTGTTTCCGCTGGGTCAGGATTTTGATTTGGTGATTTTTGATGAAGCGTCGCAATGCCAGGTGGAGCGGGGATTGCCTGCGATGCTGCGTGGGAAACAGGTGGTGGTTGCAGGAGATTCCAAGCAGTTGAGACCTTCGGATTTCTATCAGGTGAAATGGGAGTCTGACGAGGAAGGCTTGGAATATGAAGCGGAGTCGCTGTTGGAATTGGCTGGGAATTTCTTTGAAAAACATCAGTTGAAAGGTCATTATCGCTCAGCAAATCCGGCTCTGATCCATTTTTCAAATGCTCATTTTTACGACAATCAATTGGAAACGCTACCGGATTATGCGACTTCATTAGCTGGAAAACCTGCTTTCACTTGGCAGAAAGTGGAAGGGATCTGGTCCAATCAGGTGAATAAAATGGAGGCCGATGAAGTCTTGTTGAAAGTTGGTTCTATTTTGAATTCCAGTCCATCAGACAGTATAGGAATCGTGACGGGGAATTATTTCCAGATGGAGTTGATCCGTGAAAAACTTTGGAAAGCTGGTTTTCAGGATGCAGCTATCAAAGTGCGTAATATCGAAAATGTGCAGGGTGATGAGTTTGATCAGGTGATATTATCCCTTGGCTATGCGCCAAATCCCGAAGGGAAGTTGATTACTAATTTTGGGCTTTTGGGTAAGTCTGGGGCAGAAAATAGACTGAATGTGGCGATCAGCAGAGCGCGAAAGTTTATGCATGTGATTTCAAGCATTGAACCAGCAGATTTCCGTCCTAGTCAACTTAAGAACCCAGGCTTAGTTTTGCTGAGAGAATTCTTGGCTTTTGTCAAAGATCAAAGTAATGACCCTTCTATTTCCGTTCCTGTTGGCAAAGTTGAAGGCTATGTGATTGATTGGAGTTTAAAGAATAAACTGCTGAAGTCTGAGGCTTCTTATTCAGGAGAAATTCCATCGGTTGTGATGGATTTGATTTTCAAAGAGTCTAGCGAGATTCAAGAGGCGATTTTGACGGATGATCAGCGATTTTTTAATGCTGCTACAGCCAAGGCTGCTATAGCTTATCATCCTATTTTGCTAGAGCAAAAAGGCTGGAACTGGGTTTGGAAATGGAGTAGGGAGGAGTTTTTGAAGGTGAATAAGTAA